The following is a genomic window from Butyricimonas faecihominis.
AAATGGTTAGTATCTCTATCGACGATGATATGGAGGCATGGCAGAAAGCAGTAAAAGAGGAAGGTATGCCTTGGAATCAGGTTTGTGGAGCAAACGGGAAAGGTTATAAGAAAGAATGTATGGATTTGTTTGGTGTTAACGGTGTACCTTCATGCGTGTTGATTGATAAGGAAGGGCGAGTCATTAGCACAAATGCACGTGGGGGATGGTTGAACGAGAAGTTGGCGGCATTGTTTAAAGAATAAAAATTCGGTTTTATAAAATTTGTATTGTATGAAAAATGTATTGTTATTGTTCCTACTCGTGGTTGGTGTTGCCAGCCACGGGATGGGGAAGAACGTGCGGTTGCATGGTTCTTTGAAAGAGTTCGGGGCTAATGTGGTATCTATGGATTTTGATGGTGCTGCAGGTGAATTATCTAAGGAGTGGAGTCAAAAAATCACGGTGAATAAAGATGGTAGTTTTGATTTTTCTTTTGACTTGAAAAAGCCAGGATATTATTCGGTAGGACGGAACACGCTGTATTTGACTCCGGGGGATGATATGGAAGTGTATCTAGGAACGTCTCAACCACAAAGTTGGTTTAAGGGAAAAGGTGCGGGCGTGAATAACTATATGAAAGGACGTTTGTTCCCAAAGGCGGGATCATTTTTAGAGGCGGGGAGAAATGTGAAAGGTAGTTTCGAAGAGACGAAAAAATATATTGATGAGCGGGCTGCCCAACGGGAGAAAGAATTGAAGGCATTGCCGAATGCGAGTAAGGAGTTTGTGGAGTTGGAAATGATGCGTATCAAGGCGGATGTTGCCAATAGTTATATGGCATATTTATGGTATTCTGATCTGTTGAAAGATTGTAAAACACGGGAAGAGGGAGAAAAGGTCGCTAATGATTTTAACAAGTCTATTCGAGAATATATAAATCCAATATTGAAAGAGATTTCTGCTAAGGATGAGTATTTGGAGGTTGCCGTGGTGAGAGATGTGTTGCTGAGTTGTTATGATATGGATGCTTCTATTTTTGATTTTCCGAAATCACAACGGTTGAAAGAGTTAAATGATGCTTACGTGACCGGGGATCGAATGAATGAGGAGATGACGCAATCTCTTTATGATGAGTTACATGCATTCGGCTCTAAGTTGAAAAATGCTGATTTTAAGCAGGCTTTTCTAGGACGGTTGGAAAAAAGGGCGAAATTGATGGAAGGACGCCCGGCTATTGATTTTGCTGTTGTGGATATGAACGGGAAAGAGGGAAAATTGAGTGATTATAAAGGGAAGGTGTTGTTTATTGACTTTTGGGCGACTTGGTGTATGCCTTGTTTGGGAGAAATGCCTTTCTTTAATGAGTTGAGCAAAAAGTACCCGAATGTTCAGTTTGTTGGCGTGTCTTTAGATGATAACACGGAAGTTTGGTTAAATAAATTGAAAGGAGATGCTGATCATGGGAAAGTGTTGGAGTTGTTTTCAAAGGATCCGTTGGTCCGGACAGGCTGGGATATTACAGGAATTCCTCGTTTCTTGTTGATCGATAAAGATTTCAAGATTATTTCAGCTTCTGCTCCTCGTCCATCGGAGAAAGATGTGATTACCCCGTTGTTGGAAAAGTATAATAAATAAGGGGTGGTATGAAAATAATATACGTTTTGGTTGTACTAGTTTTAAGCGTGAACGAGTGTCGTGCAGACGGTTTTAAGATCAAGGGAAGGATTGTTGGAGGAGGCGAAGGAGTGAAAGTTTTTCTCACTGATCTTTCGCAGTACAGGCATATTTATGATAGTACGGTAATTAAAAATGGAGAGTTCGAGTTTAGCGGGAGGGTTGATACGCCTGAAATGCGTTGTATCACGATTCACAAAAATGATGACAAGCGGGGGGATTGGAAAAGTACGGTGAAGTTACCGGTTTTTGTCGATAATTCATCCATGATGTTGGAGGCTCCTTATGATAGTTTACCCACGAAGATAACGAAAACAGTTCCGGCTTGCGTGAAAATCACGGGGTCTCCGACGAATGATTTGTACGTGAGTTATGACAAAGGGTTAGAGCCGTTGTCAACGTTAAATTCTGAGTTGTTCGAGAAGTATCGTGTCGCTTATTATTACGCGAAAGCGGATGATCTGGGACGTAAGAACAGGCAACCGGCTTATGATGCTTTGGAGGAGCTGGAGAATTGCAAGGACGAGATTTATCGTTACAAGGTAAATTTTATCAAAGAGAATCCGGATTCTCCGGTGGCACTATATGTTGCCGGAACTTTGTCGATAACGAAATATGGGCGGGGTGAGATTGAAAAGGTGTTGTCATTGTTGTCGGGGGCATCGCGGAATAGTGCCAAAGGGAAGGCTCTAGCCGAACGATTGAATAATATTCCGGTTTACGTGGGCGATCAATATTTGGATATTGAGATGTTGGATAAGGAGAGTAAGGAGATAAGATTGTCTGACGTGATAAAGCCCGGTAAATATACTTTGTTGGAGATTTGGGCCTCTTGGTGTGGGCCTTGCCGGGGGGATATTCCTCATCTGAAAGATGCTTATTCGGCGTATCATGCGAAAGGATTTGATATTGTGAGCGTGTCGATAGATGCTGATAAAGGGCAGTGGAAGAAGGCTTTGGAACAGGAGCAAATGCCTTGGTTGCAGGTTTGCGATAAAGGAGAAGGATTTGACGGTTTTATCGTGAAGAAATACGGGATCAGCGGGGTGCCAAGTTCTTTCCTGATCGATCCGCAAGGTAAAATCGTGCTGACGAATGCCCGTGGCGGGTGGTTGGATACGAAGTTGAAGGAATTATTTGAAAAGTAGTTAATTATCATCTTAATTGTTGTTTTCGGGGGAGTTATCTTAAAATATAGAGATAACTCCTCTTTTCGTTGAAATATTTTAATGATTTCTTGAAAAATGGGACAAATAGTTTACTTTTGTGGAGGAGATGTCGTGAATAAATTGCACTATGGCAAGAGATCTTTTGGAGAACAAGGCTTTCGAGGAGTTGTTTTCTCAGAATATGATGGTTTGGGTGAAAATTTTATTTGTTTGGCTTATTCCATTGGCAATAATGGCATGGAGTATTGTGTTCTTAATCAGAAGAAAAAGAAGATAAAATATCGTGTAGCATGAATTTCGAGAAGAGTCGGCCGGGAATTTCGGGCGACTCTTGTCTGTATAAAATAAAGTCATATCTTTGCATTTAGAATGTGAAGGTGTAGAATGAATAAGGACAATGGATTATTAGCTAAACGAATTTTTCAGGGGGATGAAGAAGCGTTTAAAATTTTGTATGAAGAGTTTTTTCATACATTGCTTGCCATCGCTTGTAAATATGTGGAGAGTGAGGTGGCGAAGGATATTGTGCAGGACACTTTTTTTAAATTGTGGACTACACCTCATAAATTTTCTGCGACCACGGATTTACGTTTTTATTTGTATCGTTCCGTACAGAATCAATGTTTGAATTATATTCGGGATAAGAAAGTGGAGGATCGTTATCGTGATCGAGCGGAGGTCGTTTCAGAAGATTTCTTTTATAACACGGTATTGGAGGAGGAAATTTTTATTCGTTTGCAACAAGCCATTGAAGAACTTCCGGAGAAATATAGGAAAGTGATAAATTTGAATTTGGAGGGATTGAGTGATAAGGAAGTTGCCTTGCGTTTAGGAATATCTATTGATGCGGTTAAACAACAGAAAAAGAGGGGAAAAGAGCAGTTGAAAGAAAAACTAAATCACCCGTTTTTGCTTTTACTAATAAATTTCTTGTAGATTTTTGTCACTTTTTATGATGTTCCGTGTCTTGTAATAAAACCCAAGAAAACATGACGGAGCAGGATAAACATATTACTCATATTGCCGATTTGATTATAGCTGAATTAACCGGGAAAATTGATGATGCCGGTCGAAACGAGCTTGAAAATTGGAAACATGAGACTCCCGAGCATTTACGATTGTATAATCTTTATCAATCACCGGATTTCATCGCTCGCAAATTTGAATTTATCAAGGAATATAGTGCTATAGAAGCTTACCAAGAATTTACAGGACGAGTGAAACAGGCAAAACACCGGAAGAGAACTTTGGCATTATATCGTTATGTGGCTGCGGTGGTATTATTATTTGTGCTAAGTGGAAGTTTTTATTTTTTCCACGACACTAAAGATGAATCCATTGCTTTCGTTCAGAAAATACAACCGGGATCTTGTAAGGCGATATTGACAGAACCAGATGGGACAAAAATAGATATTTCAGACACGACGTTTCTAGCTTTTGTTCAAAAGAGTGTGATGTCAAGAAAGAATGAGGAAGAGAAAGAGGTGGTAGAAACTCTTTATCACACGATTACGATTCCCCGGGGTGGAGAATATGATTTATTATTAAGTGACGGTAGTCGTTTGAGAATGAATTCAGAATCTGAAATTCGGGTCCCGGTGACATTTGAGAAGGGACAACGGGAAGTTTTTATGAAGGGAGAAATTTATTTTGATATAGTCCGGGATTCTTTGGCTCCTTTCGTGGTTCATACCCATCAAGGTGATATTCGTGTGTTAGGGACTTCTTTTAACGTAAGGGATTATCAAGATGAAAATTTTTTAGAAACAACTTTGGTAAACGGAAAAGTTGCTTTTGAAAGGGGAGGTAATTATAGCTATTTGAAACCGGGAGAACAATTACGCTTGAATAAAGAAGATGGAAAGACAACGGTTGAGACCGTTGATGTGCTTTTGTATTGTTCGTGGAAAGATGGAAGGTTTGTTTTCGAGAAACAACGTTTAGAGGTGATCATGAACACGATTGCCCGGTGGTATAATATTAATGTGTTCTATGAGAGTTCTTCGGTGAAAGATATTTTGTTCACGGGAAATATAAAACGATACAGTGATTTGGAGCAAGTTGTTAATATGCTGAAACTTATTAATAAAATAGATATAGAGATTAAGGATAGAAATGTTTTTGTAAGAAATAATGAATGAAAAAACAGGTGATACGCCAATATCACCTGCCTAATCCTGAAACAGATTCAGGACAGTAACTTATCTAATTTACAAATGTATGAAAAAAAAGTTCAAATGCAAGGGCTGGTATTCTGGCTTGAGAAAATGTTGTCTTATGATGAAGTTTTTCATGTTATTCATGTTGCTTACGGTACTTCAAGTGAATGCCGTGGTGAAATCGCAGGAGACATTGTTAAATGTAAACGTGGCTCGTGTTTCTTTGGTGGAGGTTTTAAAAATGATCGAATCAAAGAGTGACTATACTTGCCTTTATAGTCACGAGGATGTTGCTAAAGTAAATGACTTAACGGTTGAACTGAAAAATGTGACCGTTCAGGAAATATTGGATGTTTGTTTAAAAGGAACTAGATTGGGATATAAAATTGTGGATCAGACGATAGTGATCCGTAATTTGAGTGAAATGGAGCAAAAAAATGGAGAGGCGAAACAAAGAACTATTACGGGGCGAGTGACAGATAAGAGTGGGGTACCTCTTCCGGGAGTCACGGTGATGATTAAAGGGTTGTCAGTAGGGACGGCTACAGACGTGAATGGCGATTATAAGTTGGCAATTCCCCAAGGAGAGAAAGATTTTGTCCTTCAATTTTCTTTTGTCGGAATGAAGACACAAGAGGTGAAATATGTGGGTAAAGATACGATTAATGTGGTGTTGGAAGAGGAGGTGAATACGATGGATGAGGTTGTTATTACCGGATATCAACGTATTGATAAACGTAAAAATGCTAGTTCTGTGATCAGCGTGAAGGGATCTGAGTTACAGGAAGGTGCTGCTATTTCGATTGATAATATGTTACAGGGAAAATTGGCAGGGGTGAATATTATCAATCCGACTTCAACTCCTGGTGCAGCTCCGAAAGTGCGAATCCGGGGAGCCTCTTCTATTTCTGGAAATCGGGAACCGGTTTGGGTGGTAGATGGAATTATTTTAGAAGATCCGGTGCCTATTTCTGCTGAAGAGTTGAATAGTTTGGATAACGTGAATTTGATTGGTAATGCAATTGCCAGTATTAATCCGGAAGATATTGATCGTATTGATGTTTTGAAAGATGCATCAGCAACGGCTATATATGGAGTGAAAGCGGCTAATGGTGTGATTGTGATCACGACAAAAAAGGGTAAATATGGAAAGCCAACAGTGCATTATTCTGGTAATGTGGGAATTAGTTTGAGACCGAGTTATAATAATTTGAATCGGATGAATTCCAAAGAAAGAATTGATGTGTCTAAGGAGATTGAGGAGAGGGGATTGACGTTCGGAATAAAACCTTCTAATATCGGTTATGAGGGAGCTTTGTATGATTTGTATGCTAAACGGATTACCCAAGAACAATTTGTGGATCGGGTGTATGATCTTGAAAAAGTGAATACTGATTGGTACGATGAGCTTTTTAGAACGGACGTGTCTCATAAACATTCATTATCAATTTCGGGAGGTTCGGAGTTTGTGAATTATTATTTTTCTGCAGGATATGCAAATACAAATGCCGTGGTGAAAGGTTCTGATGTGGAGAATTATAATGCTCTTTTGAAGTTAAATTTAGAATTGAGTAAAAGATTGAATGTCGGGTTATCTTTGAGGGCTTACGCGGCAACAAAGAAATATTTGCATGGTTCTATCGATCCATATGGTTATGCTTATAATACTTCTCGTGCGATTCCCGCTTATAATAAGGATGGATCTTATTTATTCTATAATAAAACAGAAGGTTATGAAACTATCTTGAATTATAATATCCTTAATGAACGAGATAATACCGGTCGAAAGATAAAGAATCAGACAATTGATTTCATGGTGGATGTAAATTATAAAATATTGTCAGGATTGACATTCTCCGGAGTGTTTTCTCTATCAAAAGCTAATACGAAGGATTCTGAATGGGCAAACGAGAAATCATATTATATTGCGGATTTACGGGGTGTGAATTATGGTGATGAATTGCCGACCGATCGTAATTTTGTTGAAACTAGGTGCCGTTTACCTTATGGTGGGGAATTGAAAAATGATAATACATTATCATCTACATACACGGTAAGGGCTGGATTTAATTATTTCAAAAGGTTACATGAGGTGCATGAAATTGATGTGAATGTGGGGACGGAAGCTCGTTCTGTAAAATATGACGGAATATCTACTGTACAACGGGGATATTTACCGGATAGAGGTAAGAAGTTTGTTGCTATTAATGCAACAGAATGGCCTTTATATAACGAATGGTTGATGGCTAATCCGGATGTGGTGGTGGATCGTTTGACTAATGTGGTTTCTTTCTATGGGACTTTCACGTATACTTATGATGACCGTTACACGGCTAATTTTAATATCCGTACCGATGGATCCAATAAATTCGGACAGGATAAGAGTACGAAATTCTTGCCAGTATGGTCTGCCGCTGTCCGTTGGAATATTCATAACGAGGTGTTCTTTCGTAATGTCCAATGGATGAATTTATTGGCATTGAAAGGATCATACGGGGTACAAGGTAATGTACATTCGGACCAGACTCCGGATCTGATCGTGTCCATGAGTGGAATGGATGATGTTTCTAAAGAATATATGTCATCTTTAAATAAACTTCAGAATCCATATTTGAAGTGGGAAAAGACAAAATCTTATAATTTAGCTTTAGAGTTTGCATTTTTGAATAATAGGATCAGTGGTTATGCTGAATATTATTTGAAAAAAGGTGAAGATCAGATTATAACCAAACGAGTTTCAACGGTTTCCGGTAAAAGAGATGTTTCAATTAACGGGGGTGATGTGGAAAATAAGGGTTGGGAATTTACGTTAAATGGAACTCCGATAAAAACGAAGGATTTTATATGGGGACTCTCTTTGAATATGTATCAGAATTATAATAAAGTAACCAGTAAGAATCAGACGCAGACTTATGATTACAAGGATTATTTGCAAGGGAATCTGATTGTGGAGTCTAAGCCTTTGGATGGCTTTTATTCCTATAAGTTTGATGGTTTGGATGAAGAGGGGTTACCGAAATTTAAAGATATAGATGAGCCGGACGGTATCTCAAAAGAGGAAATGTTTGCTAAAGCATTTGCGTATTCCGGAAAACGGGTGGCTGATTTTAACGGAGGATTTTCGACTTATTTCAGTTTTAAAGGTTTTACATTGAACGCATTATTTGCTTTCTCTGTAGGTAAAAAAGTTCGATTGAATAATTTGTATGAATCTACAGGACAGATGTTGCCTTTGCCTCAGCAAAATATGTCTGATGAATTTGTAAATCGTTGGAGAAAAGGGATAAACGAGAATACGGATATTCCAGCGTTGTCAGATTTGAGTTTAGCTTATTCTGATATGGATCGTAAATATACAATATCCAGTAATAAGTGGGAGATGTATAATAATGCAGATTTACGGGTTGTGTCGGGTGATTTTTTGCGGATGAGAAATATTTCGTTGAGTTATAATTTGCCGGAACATCTTTATAAACACATCGGAGTGTCTGGAGTTAGTTTGCGTTTAGAGGCTGGGAATCTTTGGTTGTGGGCTAATAAGAAATTACGAGGACAGGATCCGGAACAGATGACTTTGGGATCCGGAACGGTACCTCCGACGAAGAGTTTTACTTTTGGATTAAATATTTCACTTTAAAACGAGACTGTTATGAAGAAATTGATATATATAATAGTTGTAGTACTTTTCTCTTCGTGTGGAGATTTTCTGGAAGAGAGTTCTCAAGACCTAATTATTCCTAAAACGGTAAAGGACTATAGTGAATTTTTGTTTGGGGAGGGGTATATCCGAAATAATACGTCGATTCATACGTATTTGGATATTATGACGGATGATGTTGAAGAAAAAGCGAATACATGGCCCGTTATGCAGTCAGATATTCGGGGGGATGGGTATGGTTATTTTTGTTGGCAACCGAATCCGGAGTATCGTTTTACCGGGGCGTTGAATACGGATAATGCTTGGGAAACGTATTATAGTAAGATACTTATTGCTAATAATGTCATTGATTTATTGGATGATGCGGAAGGAATTCAGAGCGATAAAGATGATTTACTGGGGGAAGCTTATTTTTTGCGTGCGTATTGTTATTTTATGCTAGTAAATTTGTACGGTGAACCTTACGAGAAAGAAACGGCTGATAAAGCTTTAGGTATTCCCTTTAATTACGAGCATAGTGTGCGGGAGCGGACATATAAACGGGAAACATTGGCACGTTCTTATGAATTGATAGAGAAAGATCTGATAAAGTCTATTCAACTTCTTGAAGCTACGGATTATACGAAAACGGTTTTTCGGATATCCAAAGGTGCTGCTTATTTGTTAGCCTCTAGATTTTATCTATACAAAAAAGACTATGAACAAGCCATTTCTTATGCGGATAAGGTTTTAACGGTAAATTCGGCTTTATATGATATTCGAACGTTAACGGAAGAAGATTATGTTTTTACGAAAGAAAATCCTGAAATTATTTGGACGTATGGTGATTATGAAGTGAATTATCTTAGTGCTGCATATCGTGGGTGTTTTCCTGTTTCAATGGCGTTTTATAATTCATTTCATGCAAATGATGCCCGAAAACGGACTTACGTGAAAGATGATTGGGGTGATTTGATTGTTGGGAAGGGTGCTGCAAATACAGGAGTATATGGTTTCGCTTTTCGTACGGCAGAGGCCTATCTGAATCGAGCAGAGGCTAATGCGGAGTTGGGGCATACGGATTTGGCTTTGGATGATATTGAACATCTGCGGAAATATCGTTATGAGGTAGAGGTTCCAATAACAGTTTCTACGAAAACAGATGTTATTCAGTTGGTTCGGCAGGAACGCCGTTTCGAGTTGTGTTTCGAGCAACATCGTTGGTTTGACCTCCGGCGTTGGGATCGTCCAAGGATAGAGCATATTTACACGACAGACATGAATAGTTCTCAAAAAGTGAAATTTGTACTTGAAGAGAATGATAAAGCGTACACGTTGCCTCTGCCTGTGGAGGTAAAAGAGTTTGACTATAATCTGGAGAATATCAATCGTCCGGAGAGAAAAGGGGTTATTGTACAATAATTAAAAGAAGAATAGGATGAGAACAAATAAATTACTATCGTTAATCATTGTATTAGGTATGGGATTTTCAGCCTGTTATGATGAGAATGACATTCATACGACGAAGGGAGATATCCCTTATGAATTGAAGGAGGGAGGGGATGCGGTCGATCAATATATTTATAAATTTTATCGAGAGAACGGATCAATTATTATGGTTGATTACGATACGATTGATTACCAGTGGAACATGAGTGGACTAGCAAAAAATGTTTATCTGACAAAACAAGAAGACCGAGTAGTTTTGATGAAGGGATTTTCTATGTTAGAAAAGACATTTTTAAGTATCTATGATATAGACTTTAAAAAGAAGTATTTTCCATTGAAATTGTTGATTGGAAAACAAGTGGGCCGGATGAATTGGGGAGTACTGGAGGATAATGCGGCCTTAGCAGGTCTTAGTTATTTGGCTTTAGGAAAAATACGGGAAGGGGTAGAGAATTTATCAGAAGAAGAGTTGAGAAGCATGCGCGAGTCAACTAACGGAGTGTTCTGGCAAGAGTATCTATTACAAAATGGTATTATTCAAGTTCCGGAGAGTTTTTATGAAGTGAGTAAAGGGTATTATCAATCGTTTTTGGAATATTTACCGGAAAATGAGGGTGTGACTGATGTGGATGTAAGAGATTATGGTTTCTGGTATAGAGATCCTTCAAATTCTTATTCATTGGTGACACCTAATAAAGAAGGTGATTTTAAAGATTTTATGGGAGTAATTCTGACGGTTCCTTATGAAGAGTTAAAACCCGTGCTAGATGCTCATAGTAAATTGAAAGATAAATATGACATCTTGGTAAATTATTTTAAGATGAAATATCAGATTGATCTTGTTGCTATTGGAAATAAACAGTTTAAATAATCAAGAATGAATGTAAGGACAGGAATACTAATCTTTGCCGGTTTATTACTGGCAAAGACTAGTGAAGCTCAGTTGTTTGGCAAAAAGTTGGGAGAGTTGAGTCCCGTGACAACCAAGCAGGATTCGGCGGTGAGTGCTAGTAATTATGCCGATATTTTAAAAGATGCGGAGGTGCATGAAGGGATGTTTAAAATATTCAAGAAAAAACAGAAAGTGTATTTTGAAATACCTCAATGTTTGTTGGATAAGGAAATGTTGCTTTCTTCACGGGTAACAGCTACAAGTAATAATACCGACGTGTCGGGAGGAGAAATGCCTCTTCATCCGTTATTGGTGAAATTTACACGGGATGATGAACAAGTGTATTTACATCGGTTGAGTCCGTTGAATCAATGCGACCCGATGTCCCCGATTTATCAATCATTGCAAAGAAATAATGTCGAGCCAATAATGGAGGCTTTTAAAATCGTGTGTGAGAATGCAGATTCTACCGGAATTGTGATTGATGTTTCTTTTTTCTTTTGTTCGGACCAGAAAGAATTAAGTCCTTTTAAACCGCGAACCCCGTTGAGTTTTATTCTTGGGGAGAATCCTTTGGAGGGGAGTTTTTCTAGTGATAAATCGACGATATTAGAAGTGAAATCATTTCCTTTAAATCTGAACATTAAAAGTCGGTTAGTGTATACCGTTGATGATTATCCTTTTACAGCTATTATGACTCGTTCGATCATTCTGTTACCGGATGAGCCTATGAGACCGCGTATATCTGATGTCCGAATCGGGTATTTCCCGTTACGAAAACATATTTATACGGAAAAGGTGGACGAGTTGAAAAAAGTAGATTATATCCAACGATGGCGAATCGAGCCTAAAGATGAGGATGTGGAGCGCTATCGTAATGGAGAACTTGTGGAACCGAAGAAGCCGATCGTGTGGTACATTGATCCCGCTATTCCGGAACGATGGAGAAAATACATTAAGTTAGGGGTTGAAGATTGGCAAGCGGCCTTTGAAGAAATTGGTTTTAAGAATGCGATAGTAGCTAAAGACTATCCGGTGGATGATCCAAATTTTGATCCGGATGATATTCGTTACTCGTGTTATCGCTATATTACGACAGAAACAGCCAATTCAATGGGTCCGGCTTGGATTGATCCTCGTTCGGGAGAAATCATACAAGCTGATGTATTATTCTACCATAACGTGATAAAGTTGTTGCATAATTGGCAATTTGTTCAATTAGCTCAGGTTGACCCTAAAGTGAGGACAAAAGTGTTTGACGAGGAAACGATGGGGCGAGCATTGCGGTATGTTGCGGCTCATGAAATTGGTCATACACTTGGGTTGATGCATAATATGGGGGCATCTTATGCTTACCCGGTAGATTCTTTGCGTTCCGTGACATTTACTCGGAAATATGGAACAACTCCTTCTATCATGGATTACGCTCGTTTTAATTATGTGGCGCAACCGGGAGACGAAGGTGTAAATTTACTTCCCCCACTTTTGGGTGTTTATGATAAATACGCCATAAAATGGGGATATGCGCCTATTGCAGTAGAGAGTCCGGAGGCAGAACGTCCGATTCTGAATCAATGGATACAAGAAAAGCAAGATGATCCGATGTATCATTATGGACCTCAGCAGTTTTCTTTGTTTTCGATTGTAGATCCGTCTGCTTTATCTGAATCTTTGGGTAATGATTGTATGAAAGCTAATCGTTACGGGATTGAAAACTTGAAATATATTACGAGCCATTTGTTAGAATGGACGTATGATGAAGGAGAGACTTTTGAGAAACCAGAAGAACTTTATCGGGAAATATTCGGTCAATACAGGAGGTATATTGAACATATTCTCGTTTATTTGGGAGGTGTTTATTTGGATGCTCCGGTTATGGGTGATCAAAAGAAAGCTTATAAATTCGTGAGCAAGGAAAAACAACAGGAAGCATTAGCTTTTATATTAGAACAATTACGGGCATTCCCAGATTGGTATTGTCAACCTGAAATAGAACGAAATTTCTCATTCGGGAATACAAAAGTGGCAGAGTATATGGGATTGGTTGTTGGTTCTTTAACGTCAAGTGGTATATTATCAAATCTTTCAGTATGGGAAAAACAGGATGGTAAAGATGCTTATACGCCAGTCGAGTATATGGACGATGTTTATAATCTGGTGATGGAACCAACGCTAAAACGTCAGGATCTTAATCATTACGAACGGGTGATGCAGTACAATTACATCTTGTCATTAATGATGGCTGAGGGAAAAGGGATTACAGGAGAGAAAGGACGACGTTCTTTGGTTGAAGGTGATCATGCTGATATATGTTCTTGTTCGACGAGCCATTTGCATGAACGTATGGCTATGAGTCCAGTCGATGGTTCTGACACGAGAATAGTGGCGAATGCTGTTTATCATTATGAGTTGGAAAAAGTTTATAAATTACTAAAACGAGTAATGAATTCTGGAGACCGGGATACACGGGCACATTATCGTAATTTGTATTTCGAGGTATCGAAGTTTTTCGAGAATTAGAATAAGGACGAGATTGATTGAAAAGTTAAATTTTTGGTCAATCTCGCTAATACAATTTTC
Proteins encoded in this region:
- a CDS encoding zinc-dependent metalloprotease, producing MNVRTGILIFAGLLLAKTSEAQLFGKKLGELSPVTTKQDSAVSASNYADILKDAEVHEGMFKIFKKKQKVYFEIPQCLLDKEMLLSSRVTATSNNTDVSGGEMPLHPLLVKFTRDDEQVYLHRLSPLNQCDPMSPIYQSLQRNNVEPIMEAFKIVCENADSTGIVIDVSFFFCSDQKELSPFKPRTPLSFILGENPLEGSFSSDKSTILEVKSFPLNLNIKSRLVYTVDDYPFTAIMTRSIILLPDEPMRPRISDVRIGYFPLRKHIYTEKVDELKKVDYIQRWRIEPKDEDVERYRNGELVEPKKPIVWYIDPAIPERWRKYIKLGVEDWQAAFEEIGFKNAIVAKDYPVDDPNFDPDDIRYSCYRYITTETANSMGPAWIDPRSGEIIQADVLFYHNVIKLLHNWQFVQLAQVDPKVRTKVFDEETMGRALRYVAAHEIGHTLGLMHNMGASYAYPVDSLRSVTFTRKYGTTPSIMDYARFNYVAQPGDEGVNLLPPLLGVYDKYAIKWGYAPIAVESPEAERPILNQWIQEKQDDPMYHYGPQQFSLFSIVDPSALSESLGNDCMKANRYGIENLKYITSHLLEWTYDEGETFEKPEELYREIFGQYRRYIEHILVYLGGVYLDAPVMGDQKKAYKFVSKEKQQEALAFILEQLRAFPDWYCQPEIERNFSFGNTKVAEYMGLVVGSLTSSGILSNLSVWEKQDGKDAYTPVEYMDDVYNLVMEPTLKRQDLNHYERVMQYNYILSLMMAEGKGITGEKGRRSLVEGDHADICSCSTSHLHERMAMSPVDGSDTRIVANAVYHYELEKVYKLLKRVMNSGDRDTRAHYRNLYFEVSKFFEN